In Manis pentadactyla isolate mManPen7 chromosome 8, mManPen7.hap1, whole genome shotgun sequence, the following are encoded in one genomic region:
- the LOC118933887 gene encoding LOW QUALITY PROTEIN: methylcrotonoyl-CoA carboxylase beta chain, mitochondrial-like (The sequence of the model RefSeq protein was modified relative to this genomic sequence to represent the inferred CDS: inserted 2 bases in 2 codons; deleted 1 base in 1 codon; substituted 1 base at 1 genomic stop codon): MWAALRSALRTCTHAAAPGLRTYHRDSVATLGTQPDSGSAVYQKNCEQMKALVSQLHERAQYIKLGGGEKARKRHISRGKLLPRERVDGLLDPGTPFLELSQFAGYQLYGNEEVPAGGIITGIGRVSGVECMIIANDATVKGGTYYPVTVKKHLQAQEIALQNRLPCIYLVDSGGAYLPLQAXAFPDRDHFGRSFYYQASMSSQNITQIAVVMGSCTAGGAYVPAMADENIIVRKQGTIFWGGPPLVKAATGEEVSAEDLGGADLHCRKSGVSDYYALDDNHALHLTRKVVRNLNYQKKLDVTIEPSEEPLFPADELCGIVGANLKRSFDIQDVIARIVDGSRFSEFKALYGDTLVAGFARIFGYAVGVIGNNGVLFSESAXEGAHFIQLCCQRNIPLLFLQNITEFMVGRDYEAEGTAKDGAKLVAAVACANVPKFTVIIGGSYGAGNYGMCGRAYSPRFLYMWPNARISVMGGEQAASVLATVAKDQRAWEGKEFSSAEEAALKEPFIKRFEEEGNPYFFSARLWDDGIIDPXDTRLVLGLSISAALNAPIQKTDFGIFRM; the protein is encoded by the exons ATGTGGGCCGCCCTGAGGTCAGCCCTGCGGACGTGCACCCACGCGGCTGCCCCGGGGCTGCGCACCTATCACAGAGACTCAGTGGCCACGCTGGGCACCCAGCCGGACTCGGGCTCTGCCGTGTATCAGAAAAACTGTGAACAGATGAAGGCACTAGTAAGTCAACTCCATGAACGAGCACAGTACATAAAACTAGGAGGTGGTGAGAAAGCCCGAAAACGTCACATATCAAGAGGAAAATTGTTACCCAGAGAAAGAGTAGATGGTCTTCTAGACCCAGGGACCCCGTTTCTGGAATTATCCCAGTTTGCAGGTTACCAGCTCTATGGCAATGAGGAGGTCCCAGCAGGTGGCATTATCACAGGTATTGGGAGAGTGTCAGGAGTAGAATGCATGATTATTGCTAATGATGCCACTGTCAAAGGAGGTACTTACTACCCAGTAACTGTGAAAAAACATTTACAGGCACAAGAAATCGCACTGCAAAACAGGCTTCCCTGCATCTACTTGGTTGATTCTGGAGGGGCATACTTACCTCTACAAG AGGCATTTCCAGATCGAGATCACTTTGGCCGTTCATTCTATTATCAGGCAAGTATGTCTTCTCAAAATATCACACAAATTGCAGTTGTGATGGGCTCCTGTACGGCAGGAGGGGCTTATGTGCCTGCGATGGCTGATGAAAACATCATTGTTCGCAAGCAGGGGACCATTTTTTGG GGAGGACCCCCTTTGGTTAAAGCAGCAACTGGAGAAGAGGTGTCCGCTGAGGACCTTGGAGGTGCTGATCTTCACTGTAGGAAGTCTGGTGTAAGTGACTACTATGCTTTAGATGATAATCATGCCCTTCACTTAACCAGGAAAGTTGTGAGGAATCTAAATTATCAGAAGAAATTGGATGTTACTATTGAACCTTCGGAAGAGCCTTTGTTTCCTGCTGATGAATTGTGTGGAATAGTAGGTGCTAACCTTAAGAGGAGCTTTGATATCCAAGATGTCATTGCTAGAATTGTGGATGGAAGCAGATTCAGTGAGTTCAAAGCCTTATATGGAGACACATTGGTTGCAGGATTTGCTAGAATATTTGGATATGCAGTAGGTGTCATTGGAAATAATGGAGTTCTCTTTTCTGAATCTGCATAAGAGGGGGCTCACTTCATCCAGTTATGCTGCCAAAGGAATATTCCTCTGCTATTCCTTCAAAACATTACTGAATTTATGGTTGGTAGAGACTATGAAGCTGAAGGAACTGCCAAGGATGGTGCCAAGTTGGTAGCTGCTGTAGCCTGTGCCAATGTGCCTAAGTTCACTGTCATCATTGGGGGTTCATATGGGGCTGGAAACTATGGGATGTGTGGCAGAGCATACAGCCCAAGATTTCTCTACATGTGGCCAAACGCTCGCATCTCAGTGATGGGAGGAGAACAGGCGGCCAGTGTGCTGGCAACAGTAGCAAAGGACCAAAGGGCATGGGAAGGGAAAGAGTTCTCCAGTGCTGAAGAAGCAGCTTTGAAAGAGCCCTTCATTAAGAggtttgaagaggaaggaaacccTTACTTCTTCAGTGCCAGGCTGTGGGATGATGGGATTATTGATC GTGACACCAGACTGGTTCTGGGTCTCAGTATTAGCGCAGCCCTTAATGCGCCGATCCAGAAGACTGACTTTGGCATCTTCAGGATGTAA